In Chroogloeocystis siderophila 5.2 s.c.1, the DNA window TTCTGAGAACTCGCAACGACGAAGGCGTACAACAAATTGTGCTGGTTCCGCCGCAAGAGTCGATTCAGTACGTGCGATCGCTCCAACAATCTGCCGGTCAACAAGCACAACCACAGCGCCCAGCACCACAACAAGCCGCGCCGCAGCGCCCAGCCCGCTAATACATGAACGATCAGTTGCTAACATCTGGTTTAGCACTTTGGCAATGGCGTAGTGCTGCTCAACGAGCAGCGCTTTCTGCTCGTATTCCTGTTACTGAAGTAGACTGGTTACTGCAAGAAGTCGCCGGATTAGACCGCCTTTCACTGCGTTTAGGCTCGTTCAAAAACTTGCCGGAAATTCAACTGCAACTACCGCTGAGCGATTTAGATCGCCTATGGCAACGACGTATTCACGATCGCCTACCAGTGCAATACATTGCAGGAGCGACACCCTGGCGACAGTTTAAGCTAGCGGTTTCTCCATCTGTACTCATTCCCCGTTCCGAAACAGAGTGTTTAATTGATTTAGCTGTAAGTGCAGCCCAAAAAAGCGATAAACACCATGAATTAGGACACTGGGCAGACTTAGGAACAGGTAGTGGCGCGATCGCTATCGGACTTGCTCAAGCAATGCCACAGGCAACAATTCACGCAGTTGATTGCTGCGCAGCAGCCTTA includes these proteins:
- the prmC gene encoding peptide chain release factor N(5)-glutamine methyltransferase produces the protein MNDQLLTSGLALWQWRSAAQRAALSARIPVTEVDWLLQEVAGLDRLSLRLGSFKNLPEIQLQLPLSDLDRLWQRRIHDRLPVQYIAGATPWRQFKLAVSPSVLIPRSETECLIDLAVSAAQKSDKHHELGHWADLGTGSGAIAIGLAQAMPQATIHAVDCCAAALAVARQNAQAIGYTHRIQFYQGSWWEPLEFLKGQLSGIVSNPPYIPSELVPQLQPEVALHEPWLALDGGVDGLDCIRHLISTSAVYLRPGGIWLIEMMAGQAEVVATLLQNHGSYGNIKIHSDLAGIERFALAYRSNKE